tcacccaaaaatgaaaattctgtgaaaatttacctcttgtcaattcaaaactgtgtgactttcttttgcagaacacaaaaaaagatattttggagaatgttggtaatcaaactaTGGCGATACCCATTCACGTCTATTGTATgagcacaaaaccaatgcatgtcAATAGGTACCGCCGAAatgacaagggtgagtaaatgatgacagaactttcatttttgtgtgatttatGCCTTTAAGTAGATATCAAACAAGTTGTTCTTCATATTCAAATTGTACATGTTTACCAATTGTTTTCAATTCAGTTGTTTTTTAGTATGCTGTAGATCACAGAACACAAAGGTCAAAGGGCGTTTCCAACATGGCAGATGTTGTATCTTCATGAATGTATTTAAACTACACAAAACGTACTTTATCATGCTCAGCATTCACTGTAAAAGTATGAGAGACGCAGGCCAAACCATTTATTGAAACAGAATGAGAAAGAACATCTGACCTTTTCCATGTGCCAGCGCCTTATCAATGAAGTCTGCTGCTTCCTCGAAGAATGCGCTGATGTTAAACTGCTCGGTGTCATTGGCCTGTATGCCGTGGTACGCGATCCCGGTTCCTGCGTAGAACTCTGCGTTGGTGTTGACGTGCATGAAAGAGTTTCCCTCTGCAACGTTTAGTATGTGTGTCACACCCAACCGCTGCAGGCGCATCACATTCTGGGCCACAAACCTGGGGAGCGAACCAACATACATGTGAGACTCACCTGGTCCAAACAAGCCCATTTTCTACATCTACACCTAAATCTAACAAGCAGCTTTTTATATTCTCAAGCTATTAAAACTGAATTACCTTTCTGCTGCTGTTTTGCATCACTGCTGCGTTCCTCATAATAAATtcttaatacagtatatgcttgcATAACCCCTAATGTTGCAGTTTGGAGTTTCAACAAACCCAAGACCCCACCAGCCCCACCCAAACCCTCGACTATGGATCGGTCTGCTGTGTCTAGTTTTTGATTGATTGGAGTGAATTGTGGAGCCGCTTTTAGCTGGCAGAAATGTCGGTCTATGTTAGAGGGCCCCTAGGGACAACAGTGTTCTAAACCAGAACAGACACACCAAGGAGATCTTGGCTGCAGCCCAGAGGCATACAAAGAGCCATAGGCGTCCAGCCTAGTGCCCAAAATAGGATTTTGGGGTCCGTGgagagagaaaacaagagaGAAGAGACATGAGCAGAGTGCTCTGTCATGTACTTTCATTGTCTCTATTTTGCTTGAGCACCTGGAAcgctttcatctttctctgctAAAAATCCAGCCTTATATCTCTCTCATCCATGTTCTCTCCTCCATTCCTGTAAATATACAGCTGAAGAATGAGTGACTAGTACTAcagtgggtagttgacaaataaacagtaaatgtgtcctatggtgtgacagaaaaaatgtagaaaacccTAACAATGAAGAATAATCTCTCTTATGctcttttataatataaataatatataaataatagaaaactATATATTATTAACCAtttgttttatacatatttgcaatgtcacaccataggacacatgcaCTGTATATTTGCGAGTGTGCGAGAGTGTTTCATCAGGTGTCGTTTGCAGGGGTGTGTCTGGCATAACTGACACTTGTTGGACGCAGGATAAATGTTTATCTGTGGCGTTTCTTTGAGCGATCGCCTGGCATTCGACAGctatatatagttatattaattatatgATGTTGCTTTTGGTGCTAATAAATAAATTTTGGttgcataggcgtaatttgcgggtgggacatgtccccaccactttttggaagaaacTAACAAATGCTTGGggaaggtgtgtattgtttaggggccattaacatctaaaactcATGGAAAATGCAGCATGCACCACTTTCTCACCATGCCCCGTTGCTCACACTTGAGTCATATTTGATGTGTGCATCATACCGCTCTCACTACTTGcttgtgtccaagcacaaaaacacGTAAACCAAtaaacaagtgacatttttaatcatagaaataaactgtttttaagtgtaatgcactgcaacagccaagtgaccttccccaaatgacagtttgggaaccacatactgtgagagctggagtcgAAAAGCGGAGTAGGCAATGGACGAACCGCCcactatatatgataaatattcccaacgTTATTACATAAACAATCTATTAAAGTGCTGCATCTGATCTCCCTCTTTTGTTGCAGTTTGAGAGCTGGCTGCAAGGCAAGACACAAAGTTCACACGAGACTAATGTGCAATTTGATTTCATCATTTGTAAATGTCAAATCAAATGTTATTAATTAGGCATATGTacgtatatttaatatattttaatgattgCCTGcgtgttttggtttgtttgtattctgtggtggacagtaggctacagtATAATAACGTTATtcagttaaaggagtcatatgacgcagctaaaacgaatattatcgtttgttttagatgtaatgcaatgtgtatacacgatttaaggttaaaaaacgctgcattttccacataccgtgcatgtatgtatctcctctttgccccgcctctctgaaacacgcagattttttacaaagcttatcgctctgaaaagcgaggtgtgctatgatatagcaagttaaccagtgcgtagtgattggtcgaatactgcaagcgtgtgacgcctcttaccatatttggaacatcaggttccaaagcaattgtactgacaggtacaccaccttacttgcgtgtacatttgggcggtcttagtcaaatcataccacgaactgacgtagatttgtgggggtgtggttacacgagacgtttcaggcaggtgagcatttgcttttagatagaatgcatctttttgtTCCgatactttaatttttgcaattttacgtgtctaaaacATGCAGCATGGGCagcttataacacaccaaagacacagaaaaacacgtatttgtgccatatgacccctttaaacttgGCGCAGTGATATGAAACTAATGTGGTTGACAGAAGTAGTCTGGAACTACTTTGTAGGTGTGAGCTTCCTGAAAAACAATGCACACACTTAGAATGTTCGTAAAGCCCCAAAAGCATTCAAAAGCCCCCTTGGTATTAATCAATAATAACCAATAAGCTTAGTTGATCATTTTTATGCATGCTATATAGTGCCAAATTAAAACTTCAATTTTCTGTGCGCCTAAATTTTTGACTGTGCtcctaaaatatttaattaaggAGCACAAGTGCTCCTAAAAGTTACCGTAAAgccctgataatgtgtaaatgaagagtttggttccaaaatgagataactccgttttttaaaaacatgttttttattatgttatcgtgtttttattgttttattgtgttagttacctgaatttttttagttattatggcttaaatcaaaacaaaccaactgcagtttgattgatattaatttgaatgcacaataaaaaacatgattattacaaatctttaaaaacggagttcattttggaaccaaacccttcaaatatactgtactataGAGTTAGCGAtaaagaaagggagagagagagaaaattaagGCATTTAATATGCctaaaaataacatgacaaGTTAACTTTCAACATCACAATAAGACTCCAAGCACCCCAGTAGAAGCCAAATAAAGATAATGTCTTCAACCCTTGGTTTATAACTGAAGGATGTAGTGGCTCATCTGTCTCTTTTTCAGCCTACAGCGCAGGCTCTTCACTGGTGATAAAGTGATGGACTCTGATGCGCCACCCAAGACCCATAATTCAAACTCCTCCCCCTTACGAGATTGTGTCTATATGGAGCCATTGCACATTGTGGTCATATTtctccctgtgtgtttgtgtatgcgtGCACATGTGCGCATAAGAGAGGGTGAGAGCGATAGAGAGAGGAAGAAAAGTGTTTGCTTTGCATCTTGTTCACCTGTCCTGCACTCTCTTCTCTGCAGTCCCTCTGCATGCATTATTAATGCAAGTCTTACAAAGAGAGGTGTGCTATATAGAGAGTGGCCCATTGTCCCATACTGCATCTTTACATTCATTAAATATTCCAAATAGCTTGGAAGGGGTTTTGTGCTGTGAGGATTCTTTTATTGTACACTAGGGTTTTAATCATAATTTCAACTAGGCCTACAGAACATTATTACTGTATTAactaacaaatatattttattattatttatgatcaCTTAATGTTTGTTATAACACTAAACAAAATCCTAAAGGCTTGGCATTTACATCTGCATCTTAATccttatataatataaataacaacCTGGAAACTCAAGACAGGATGTAAATTTTGTCACTACATGAACAGCCCAGTCCGAATGTTTTGTCAATATCTACAAATGACCATATTTAAATTCCTCCTGCTTGTAAGATCACACGCTGAACCAGACACATTAGACTGTGGTTTATGCTTAAATTGATTTGCTGTTAGAAGGAGATAATGGACTTGTTCTAAAGGTATCCAACACACTCCTGCTTATACGGGATGATTTATTAAAGAGATACTGTAAGCGTCACAGAGGAACAGTCATTCATAAATTGAATAGTCTATGTCCAAGCATaagctgtgtgtgtatgtgtgtgtgtttaagaagCGAGAGGAAGTCATTCAAAAGTGGTCGACTATCTGGTATGAATTTTTCAATAGCTGATAGCAATAACCAGGGCCACACAGAATCTGCATGCACAGAACTCAGCAGAAAGGCTTCACAGATTTCCGCAGAATATGAACGCCTGTAATCTGTGTTTAAGTATTTTACAATTTCAAATAACTTTATTATGCAGTAGTACTGTACTATCAGCTCCATTTAAGAGTATGTTTAAATCCATTATGCACAATTCCATGTGAATTAAGTATGCAGATTCCTGTCAATAACTGAAGAGCAGGGTGGCAGATGAccaatgtttatatatatttaatcatttagcagacatttttatccaaagagacttaaAGATgacagcatttaacattttgtcagtgAGCTAAAGTAACTGCAGTCTACAAAGACTTGTTTACCACTActtaaataatgtaatataagaaatatgtgaaatatgaaaaaatatgtaataataaatataagatTTGTGTACACTGTGTTTACTTAGTTAGAATAAACCTATTTAGATTCCCTTGTGAAAGATTTTTCTTGCACAAGGGAAAGATAACGCTTGTCTGCAAGGCGTTAAgggctaaaataaaaaatgatgtgatcatttactcactctcgggttgttccaaacctgtataaatgtctttttttctgctaaacacaaaggaagatatttggaagaaagtcaGTCTATTTACTGCCATAATAGGGAAAATagatactatgggagtcaattgggggatgagatctgtttggttacaagcattcttccaaatatctttgtgtttagcagaacaaagaaatttatacagacttggaacaacttgaggggggGGGGTAAGTGTTgacagaatgatcatttttgggtgaactgttcctttaacaaatATAGATCAATATAACATTTATTGGCCTGGCAAacattttgtttcctttttccTCTGTGccttttaaaattattatattatacacaTATTCCATTTAAgctatttaaattttttatcattaaatcattacaaTTCGTATAAACAACAGACgtctatggcaagccgaattagcttttaatcattctcaggatatgcatttttgatatcaacaattcaatttttactagtaaaaattataattcttgatatcaacaatggaatttctactagtaacaataactatttttgatatcaacaattcaatttttactagtaaaaatgtgaattcttgatatcagaaaatgaattttaacatgTTGCATTTGGTATTTCTGATATCAGGAAATGCATTTCAGATATCATTAAATCTGAGAGTAATTGTAGATATCTAAAATGGCTTTCTTACTAGTAACAATcacattgttgatatcaagaattaacattgtcactagtgaaaatgtaattcttgatatcataaattggcatttttacatgtagaaattcaattgttgatatcaagaatagacaTTATCACTAGTAACCAcacaattgttgatatcaaaaattatgttttttactagtaagaattgcatttctgatatctgaaataagatttttaacgtgtaagaaatgaattgttgatatctgaaattgaatttgaatggcagcctattgtgatatttaactagtaaaaatgcaattacagatatcaagaattacgttttttactagttgaaattcaatttttgatatcaagaattataatttttactagtaaaaaaatcattactgatatcaaaaacagcaattgttactagtagaaattccattcttgatatcaagaattataatttttactagtgaaaatttcattactgatatcaaaattTCATATCCTGAGAtcgattaaaagctaattcggcttgccatagacGTCCACATAATATTTTAGAAGTTATCTAACTCATGATGGATCTTGCTTTTGCTTTAAAGTACAGTTTACATGTCCTTTCTTCTTGTCCTGGTGTGCAATTGTCGTGATTGGGGTCGAAGTGAAGAGATTTTGTAAGCAGTGATATCAGAGATAGCGAGATGGTACCGATAGAGGACAGTCGTTCAGATAAACAGCTTTCTTTGCAGCCTAATCTAAAGTGTCTCGTTTTACTCATATACAATAATATCAACGTTACATCTATATATTTTCTGTGGGTTTGGGATTGTAGATAGAGGCATTATTTCCATTCAGATATTTCTGTTGTACCCCTGGACAAAACAGAGAGGTTTATTTACGGATGGAGACTGTGCAGATTTTCTGAATAAACGGCACGTGCCACATCACGAATCAACACATTCGTCCGCGAGTTGGCGGTGTGTTGCTGAATCCTACCTGTCTGTGTCTCCTGCTTCACGTCCAAATTTCCATGAGAGAAATACAAGTTTAATAGTTAACTTACGCATTGCCGATGAAAATCCTGGGAAACACCTCGTTGAAATGTTGTGCTGGTAGACTGTAGAAACCGCTTCCGTTGGAAAGCAGCTTGTTGAGTTGTTGTACGGTCGCCTCGGTGTCTGGCACGGTGACTTCCAGTGGTACCTTCGCGGGGCTGTGATGTTTCTTCATGCTTTTGTCCTCCTCCGAGAGCGATAAACAAGTGTCTAGCAATGACGATGTGATCCTCTTTGATTTTCAAGCATTTTATTTCCTTTCCCTCCCGTTTTATAGGCGCGCTTTCTTAAAACGCACGCGCTCACGGCCGCTCTTTTGCAGGCAGACGGACACACCCCGACTCGCCCACCGGCGGTCTGATGTGATGCTCCGGTGACGAGGTCGTAACGGAACTGGCGGAGGATGGCGACACGAAGCGCCCAAATTGGCAACAGCGCACTGAAACAAAAGTGAATGAAAGCGTTGATCGTTAAAGGGGACGCGACTCGCTCGTTTAATCCATCCACACTTCGGACGTGATAGACAGTGTTTCACCTGCTCTGATCCCCTGGCGTGCGTAAAACTGTGTGCGTAACGATTATTTTAAGAGGTAACCCGTTTTCTAACGCTCATTGATCATGTGGCTTCTACTGAAGCGGGACTATTCCAGAGAGCATCAACCCCACCCTCACTGTGAGCTTGGATATGTGTGTTAATTGATGTTATGACAGGCAGCTAGGCTTGTACTGAAGTAATACAACTCAATGAATTCTCTTTAAACCCAACAATAACTCCTTCAAGGAAGGCTACATTGTTGGCTAAATTATTTAAGAGGTTTCAATAGGCAAGGAACACAttcaaatacaacaaaataatagACATTCCTAATTTGTAAAAGACAGTGAATGtgaacaggtttggaatggagATCTGAGCAGTGGTTGTCTTTGAATTGTATTTCAATAGTAAATCTAGCTGTGACAGGTGCATGACTGCCCTTCCCCAACAACAACACCTGCGTCTGATCCTCTTAATGTGCAATGAGGTTTAACAGTTTTTCACAGTGTTTCTCTTTTAGATCTCTAAATTTACCAAACTAGATTTAATTTCTCTTGTCAAAGGCATGTTCTAACACCGGGTCTTAGCACACTGTGTTTGATAGAACTGATTAAATTGGTTtcatacttattttatttttcgtttagttttgtttacagCTATTAGTGTTAGTTGGTATTTTAATCTGTTTGTTGTTTGTAgagttttgtcatatttttccAGGGTGTTAAATGTTTATCAATAATACTTTTGATATTTGGAGTGATACTGAATTACAACTGTTGAAtttcttttaattcattaatgGCAACAATAATGTTTATTATGGAACTCAGTGGATATATTATGAACATAGATATCTATAAGATCAGAGACCAGAGGGTTagcttatataaaaaaaaaactagataCCAATTGAATTCTTAGTGGGACTAAATATCATCTTACTCTTTCAAAGACATCACTTTTCATCTCTCAGTTTAGTTCAAGCCAAGTTTATAAAAACTCAAGCCTTGAACTAGTACAGTACCTCTCATGTAGCTtatactttaaaaaatagttcTTTGTAGCTGCATGGATAAAACAAAACCTTGTTGCACAAAAGTTTCTTTATAGTGGAAAAAGGTACAGATTATTAAAAGGTAAGTAGTacatgttttaaagggatagttcaccccgaaATAAAAATTTCATAATCATTTACTGACTATCTTGTCATTCCATAACTGTTTgactttgttcttcggaacattaaagaagatattttgaagaatgttggtaacaaacaacttgttttgtgttccacagaagcaagaaagtcaggtacaggtttggaatgccATGAGGCAGagtaaatgatgcaagaatattttttgggtgacgtgaactatccctatagaacctttgactgaaaggttaaaaatggttcttctttaAAATCGTCAAACCATTTTTTGAAAGTGTGTCAAAAAGCGATTTTTTTTAGGCATGAGAATGTTAGTTAGAACTGATTTAGCACTTCCTCTTTCTGCTTCTAAGTTTTAGTTGAAGTGAAATTTCACTTTTAAAAATTGAACTTTTAACCACCCACATACTGGTAAATTTCTTTCGTATGTGGTTTTCTTGTTATATATACATGCTTTAATGTTCCTATgacttacagtatatgttgGCAAAACAAGTAGATCTCTCAAATCTAATTACACGACTTTACAAATCATGGTCCAAAGAGTTTTTATCATAGCACATAGTTCACTTCCTGAAGCATATTGACATTGaaattaaaaacatcacatagaAGGTTGTATTaatgacatttaatttaaataacattAGTTGTGGTTTTTGGTTTttcaatttaaaggtccaatgtgtagtttttttggaggatctatttacagaaatgcaatattatatacataactatgtcctcagaggtgtataaagaccgtacataatgaagcgttatattattattaccttagaatgagctatccACATACACCGTGAGTCCCCTTAATTCactgtgttgtttctacagtagccctaaacagacaaactgtgtttcgtacgttatctcctttgacaaagaagagaaaacatgatgacatctcagttctgtgtcagcccCCGTAAGGGAGGGTGGAGGAGTGGAGTCGGGCGTTGGTCGCAATTCCACTAGTCGACGCTAAAATTTCATTGCTCCTTTAATCTTGGTTAGCATTTGCAAAGTTTATGGTTGtattaaatttaattttttacATAGTTGCTCACTTTGTTTTTGACTTAAATTTGAAGATTTAATAGCTGTCTATCATAATCTTTTTCTCTCTATTTTCTCCATTCTCTCTAGAAATGCCTTAGCACAATTCACAATGTATctttatctttattttgtttaataactTCAAACACTAGTAATAAAACAACTACTTATGCATGAATTCTAATAATGGACAAAATGTTCCAAAGCCACATTTCTTATTATCTGTTTGGCCACTAGAGGGAGACATAATATTATGATGTAGACAAGccttttccatttttttgttgttgttgttgtttatttgaaCTTGTCAGAGTGCATCCATTCATAGTTTACTGTTACAATTACACTTATTTATTATTCAGCATTCTTTTTATCCAAAACGAATTACTCTGCATTTAAGCTATACACTTTGCTGGTATCTGTTCCCTTCCAATAAAACCAATCCTGTCATTGCTAGTGCCAAGCTGCACCAGCTGAGGAACAAAACTATAGATTTTCTTCTCTCTAATTTGAAAGATATGATGTATTACAACAGTGTCCTTGATCTAGCTGTCTTGTTAAGGAGAGCATGTCTCAAAGTCCAACTGATGAGCAGATCAATGAGATCAATGAAAGAAGAGTGATTACATGTCTTATGTCCAATAACAGCTGACCTCCGATGTGTCAACATCTGCTCAACAGTGATAGTGATTTTAGAACCTGAACAATTTAAAGGTGCATTAAGATTATTGTAACACTCATATATTAAATATCTTCATACATATTGTGCATGCCCTCCATAGATGATGGCAATATGCATCTGACACAAAGGCAGAAGAACACAACCATTGTCTGTTGCCATAGCAATACAAAGAGGTGCAATGCAAGTTCATAGCAACGGGCCTTGTGATATAACGATACCTATTGCAGTTTTTCAATGTTCATGTTTACACTTCTTTTTGTAAGCGTGTTTGTGTGgaattctctttttaaaagcaCATAATGTCATGATTATACtgttttctcattgaacacattTTAGATGCCATCTGGGGTTAGATGGAGCAGGAGGATGGGCTGCATCAGTTTAATTGTCTTTTTATTGACAACCTGGGGCTCAGCAGCTCCATCCAATTAATCCAGGCACAAGAAAAAAACACCTGAGACCCTGACAGCATGTAACAATACCATAGCATTATTTTTTCTTACATCAGTCCTTGAAGAACTGCAAAGTAACTAAAAAGTTCATTTAATAgggaattgtttttgttttaatctgtgTAATCTGTGTATTCGCATACGGTGTAATGTCCTGATTTTTCAAGTTTCTCACAAAGTGCATGCTTTTCTTGCCTGTCACTTAATGTGGTTTCATAAATATTAGGACATTTAGCATTCTCTACATAAATCTATTAAATTTTTATAGTAATTTTGGTGTTACAGACTACTAGAacatatttaaaattataaaaatccCAAATGACTTGTATACATTTTGTGAGTTCAGATATTTTCCTTGTGTCATGTT
This genomic window from Triplophysa rosa linkage group LG18, Trosa_1v2, whole genome shotgun sequence contains:
- the dusp3a gene encoding dual specificity protein phosphatase 3 — translated: MKKHHSPAKVPLEVTVPDTEATVQQLNKLLSNGSGFYSLPAQHFNEVFPRIFIGNAFVAQNVMRLQRLGVTHILNVAEGNSFMHVNTNAEFYAGTGIAYHGIQANDTEQFNISAFFEEAADFIDKALAHGKGKVYVHCREGYSRSPTIVIAYLMLRHKMDVRVATATVRHKREIGPNDGFLCQLCQLNEKLAKEGKLKTK